The Pelodiscus sinensis isolate JC-2024 chromosome 26, ASM4963464v1, whole genome shotgun sequence genome contains a region encoding:
- the LOC142820484 gene encoding uncharacterized protein LOC142820484 — MAKTLMNKISTWFIALQTGFPVSETDVISWVEREEELRVPDPLSCEEGEIISNTQTGDGTLTENHEKSLQHEGLEQVSPCGLLLRQTEGHVFQIREQGESCESQHSSKKQQGNHLGEGQGNSSSRSTGEKRNTETVQQEIPHQQSPCTSSDCETLPEHQRVHTGEKPFKCSDSGKSFSEHSHFTNHQKIHTRDAPHNCSDCGKNFSANSHFVIHRMAHTGEKPFNCSACGKRFSQKSNLVTHWKSHTGEKPFNCSDCGKSFSRSSHLFNHRRTHTGEKPFDCSDCGKNFSSSSYLLTHKRSHTGEKPFSCSDCEKSFSQISHLVRHRRTHTGEKPFYCSDCGKSFRSNTDLITHWRSHTGEKPFNCSDCEKNFSQKSNLVRHRRTHTGEKPFYCSDCRKSFSSNAELITHRRSHTGEKPFNCSDCGQSFSFSTNLVRHRMTHTGEKPFSCSDCGKSFCRSSHLLNHKRTHTGEKPFYCSDCGKSFKTNSNLVTHSRIHTGEKPYNCSDCGKSFSQCSCITSRKNT; from the exons ATGGcaaagaccttaatgaacaagattaGCACTTGGTTCATTGCTCTCCAAACAGGGTTTCCAGTCTCTGAAActgatgtgatctcctgggtggagcgagaGGAGGAGTTGCGGGTCCCAGATCCTctgagctgtgaggaaggggagatcatcagcaacacccagacag GTGACGGGACACTGACTGAGAACCATGAAAAGAGTCTTCAGCATGAAGGACTGgagcaagtgtctccatgtgGACTATTATTGAGACAAACTGAAGGACATGTTTTCCAGATacgtgagcaaggagagagctgtgagagtcagcatagctctaaaaagcagcagggaaaccatctaGGAGAGGGACAAGGGAACTCCAGTAGTAGGAgcacaggggagaaaagaaacacagaaaccgttcaacaggaaatcccccatcaacagtcaccctgcacgtctagtgactgtgaaactcttCCTGAACATCAAAGGGTCCATacgggagagaagcccttcaagtgctctgactctgggaaaagcttcagtgagcactcacactttacaaaccatcagaaaatacatacaagagacgcaccccataactgctctgactgtgggaaaaacttcagtgcAAACTCACACTTTGTTATCCATAGGAtggctcacacaggagagaagcctttcaattgctctgcgtgtgggaaaaggttcagtcagaagtcaaaccttgttacccattggaagagccacacaggagagaaacccttcaattgctctgactgcgggaaaagcttcagtagaagctcacacctttttaaccataggaggacccacacaggagagaaacctttcgattgctctgactgcgggaaaaacttcagtagtaGCTCATACCTTCTTACCCATAAGAggagccacacaggggagaaacctttcagttgctctgactgtgagaaaagcttcagtcagatttcacaccttgttagacataggaggacccacacgggggaaaaacccttctacTGCTCTGACTGCGGAAAAAGCTTCAGAAGCAACACAGACCTTATTACCCATTGgaggagccacacaggagagaaacctttcaattgctctgactgcgagaaaaacttcagtcagaagtcaaaccttgttagacataggaggacccacacaggggaaaAGCCCTTCTACTGCTCTGACTGCAGAAAAAGCTTCAGTAGCAACGCAGAACTTATTACCCataggaggagccacacaggagagaaacctttcaattgctctgactgtggacaaagcttcagTTTCAGCAcaaaccttgttagacataggatgacccacacaggggagaaacccttcagctgctctgactgtgggaaaagcttctgtAGAAGCTCACACCTTCTTAACCAtaagaggacccacacaggagagaaacctttctattgctctgactgcgggaaaagcttcaaaaCAAACtcaaaccttgttacccatagcaggatccacacaggagagaaaccttacaattgctctgactgcgggaaaagcttcagtcagtgctCCTGCATTACTAGCCGTAAGAATACATAG